A region of uncultured Desulfobacter sp. DNA encodes the following proteins:
- a CDS encoding STAS domain-containing protein: MDIGIQIQKQDNFSIVAVSGKIDAITSDGLEGALIDLIDQGEKHIILDLEKTTYISSAGLRILIVITKQLYDDGQFCLCNANDNVHEIIEMAGFNVFMNIYSDLTEAKSKVTDS; encoded by the coding sequence ATGGATATTGGTATCCAAATTCAAAAACAAGACAATTTTTCAATCGTAGCGGTATCCGGAAAAATTGATGCGATAACTTCAGATGGACTGGAAGGCGCCCTGATTGACCTCATTGACCAGGGCGAGAAGCATATCATTCTTGACCTTGAAAAAACAACATACATCAGCAGTGCCGGGCTCAGAATTTTGATCGTTATCACCAAACAGCTATACGATGACGGACAGTTCTGCCTTTGCAATGCTAACGATAACGTCCACGAAATAATTGAAATGGCCGGCTTTAACGTATTTATGAATATTTACAGCGATCTTACTGAGGCAAAAAGCAAAGTTACCGATTCCTGA
- a CDS encoding ATP-binding protein, whose protein sequence is MKKKIFKPEIESVIKIQNYISEKIHTEKLTDKNWFKLNLIIEEIVVNIVSYGLKDRKNGFIEVGVTSTDQGIFLEISDNGVAFNLLEKKDPDISADIKDRNPGGLGIFLIKQIAKDVQYARKDDKNIIRLLIA, encoded by the coding sequence ATGAAAAAAAAAATATTTAAGCCCGAGATTGAATCAGTTATCAAAATCCAGAACTATATTAGCGAAAAAATTCATACGGAAAAACTAACTGACAAAAACTGGTTCAAGCTTAATCTGATCATTGAAGAAATAGTCGTCAATATCGTATCGTACGGGCTCAAAGACCGAAAAAATGGTTTCATTGAGGTCGGTGTAACATCCACAGACCAAGGCATTTTTTTGGAAATTTCAGACAATGGCGTGGCGTTCAACCTCCTTGAAAAAAAAGACCCGGATATTTCTGCAGATATTAAAGACCGCAATCCCGGCGGACTTGGAATTTTTTTAATCAAACAGATTGCAAAAGACGTTCAATACGCCAGAAAAGATGACAAAAATATTATTCGCCTGTTGATTGCCTGA
- a CDS encoding DUF4198 domain-containing protein, which translates to MKKTLIASGLMFAALMFAAVSVQAHYGMVIPSDNMVMPDEDRTVHLTASFSHPFEQIGMELVKPKVFAVRANGQEQDLLGTLKQAQIMDHTAWKTDYKIKKPGVYMFYMEPVPYWEPAEDCFIIHYTKTVVTAFGDDEGWDEEIGLKTEIVPLSKPFAQYKGNVFQGIVKLDGQAVPFAEVEVEYYNEDGKSEAPTDYMVTQTIKADANGVFTYAAPRAGWWGFAALNEADFTLKADGQDKGVELGAVIWVKFEDWKTK; encoded by the coding sequence ATGAAAAAAACACTGATCGCATCAGGGCTCATGTTTGCTGCACTTATGTTTGCTGCCGTAAGTGTCCAGGCGCACTACGGCATGGTTATCCCTTCGGACAACATGGTCATGCCGGATGAAGACCGTACCGTTCACCTTACAGCCTCTTTTTCCCATCCCTTTGAACAGATTGGAATGGAACTGGTCAAACCCAAGGTCTTTGCCGTACGTGCCAACGGTCAGGAACAAGATCTGTTAGGGACGCTCAAACAGGCCCAAATTATGGACCATACAGCCTGGAAAACCGATTACAAAATCAAAAAACCCGGTGTCTACATGTTTTACATGGAGCCGGTACCCTACTGGGAACCTGCCGAAGACTGCTTTATCATTCATTATACAAAAACTGTGGTCACCGCGTTTGGTGATGACGAAGGATGGGACGAAGAGATCGGTCTGAAAACCGAAATCGTTCCTTTGTCAAAACCGTTTGCCCAGTATAAAGGCAACGTGTTCCAGGGTATTGTTAAATTAGACGGCCAGGCTGTGCCCTTTGCAGAAGTTGAAGTGGAATATTACAACGAAGACGGCAAATCCGAAGCCCCCACCGATTATATGGTTACCCAGACCATCAAGGCTGATGCAAACGGCGTTTTTACCTATGCTGCACCCAGGGCTGGGTGGTGGGGATTTGCAGCGCTCAATGAAGCTGATTTCACCCTTAAGGCGGATGGACAGGACAAGGGTGTTGAATTGGGTGCTGTTATATGGGTAAAATTCGAAGACTGGAAAACAAAATAG
- the cbiM gene encoding cobalt transporter CbiM: protein MHISEGVLSAPVLGAGITLALAGTAIGLKKLEEDKIPKAAILSAAFFVASLIHVPIGPSSAHLVLNGILGLMLGWVAFPSILIALLLQGVLFQFGGITTLGVNTVIMATPAVVCYYLFAGFAVRQGAVGYAASFACGFLSVFFSSLLVGAALMFTQESFFEVAWAVILTHLPVMIIEGLVAVFCVGFLKKVQPELLPRWSSSQQQAALKNLNDMAEKHA from the coding sequence ATGCATATTTCTGAAGGTGTTCTTTCCGCCCCGGTTTTAGGGGCCGGAATTACGCTGGCATTGGCCGGCACTGCCATCGGCTTGAAAAAACTTGAAGAGGATAAAATCCCGAAGGCCGCAATTTTGTCGGCCGCTTTTTTTGTGGCGTCCCTGATTCATGTGCCCATCGGGCCGTCAAGCGCCCATCTGGTTCTTAACGGGATACTTGGACTGATGCTGGGTTGGGTTGCGTTTCCATCCATTCTTATTGCGCTTCTGCTCCAGGGTGTTCTGTTCCAGTTCGGCGGGATCACCACCCTGGGGGTAAACACCGTCATCATGGCCACACCTGCGGTGGTCTGTTATTACCTGTTTGCAGGTTTTGCCGTCAGACAAGGCGCTGTGGGTTATGCAGCCTCATTTGCCTGCGGGTTTTTAAGCGTATTTTTCAGCAGTCTGCTTGTGGGTGCAGCTTTGATGTTTACCCAGGAAAGTTTCTTTGAGGTGGCCTGGGCCGTTATTCTTACCCATCTGCCAGTCATGATCATTGAGGGGCTTGTGGCCGTTTTCTGCGTGGGGTTTCTCAAGAAAGTGCAGCCCGAGCTTCTTCCCAGATGGTCTTCATCCCAGCAACAGGCCGCACTGAAAAACCTCAACGACATGGCCGAAAAACACGCATAG
- the cbiQ gene encoding cobalt ECF transporter T component CbiQ: MIEETFASGRSFIHKTDPRCRVVAAILLCFVIALGRKIPMLWAGFGLSIILVMWARLNLVDVFKRLLAIWFFLLFLWAILPFTCQGEVIWRMGKLGITRQGIDLCTAITIKSNAVLLVFIALITTMDFSTLGYALNFFNAPKKLVHLLLLTYRYIFVIEEEHRRLVRAAKLRCFQPGTNMHTYRTYAYLCGMLFVRASARAQRVYNAMKCRGFSGRFICLHEFAISRADKIWTLAILTAAACLFFMETTL; the protein is encoded by the coding sequence ATGATTGAAGAGACCTTTGCTTCGGGCCGTTCATTTATTCACAAAACAGATCCCCGGTGCAGGGTGGTGGCCGCCATCCTGCTCTGCTTTGTCATTGCCCTGGGCCGGAAAATACCCATGCTCTGGGCAGGATTTGGATTGTCCATAATACTGGTGATGTGGGCCCGCCTGAACCTTGTGGATGTGTTCAAACGCCTGTTGGCCATCTGGTTTTTTCTGCTGTTTTTATGGGCTATTCTGCCCTTTACCTGCCAGGGGGAGGTAATATGGCGAATGGGAAAACTTGGCATCACCAGACAGGGCATAGACCTGTGCACAGCCATCACAATTAAATCCAATGCTGTTCTGCTGGTGTTTATCGCCCTGATTACCACCATGGATTTCAGCACCCTGGGCTATGCCTTGAATTTTTTCAATGCCCCGAAAAAGCTTGTACACCTGCTGCTGTTAACCTACCGGTATATTTTTGTCATTGAAGAGGAGCACCGGCGCCTGGTCCGGGCGGCAAAACTGCGTTGCTTTCAACCCGGCACCAATATGCACACCTACAGGACCTATGCCTATCTTTGCGGCATGCTCTTTGTCCGGGCATCGGCCAGGGCCCAACGGGTTTACAATGCCATGAAATGCAGGGGATTTTCGGGCAGATTTATATGCCTGCATGAATTTGCCATTTCCCGGGCAGACAAAATCTGGACCCTGGCGATACTGACAGCTGCAGCCTGTCTATTTTTTATGGAGACAACTCTATGA
- a CDS encoding ABC transporter ATP-binding protein yields MTLSTAILRLENISFSYPGQGRVLNDLSLEVNKGDRIGLIGPNGSGKTTLFHIIMGLLAPTSGTIEFFGTPVKSQKDFKDIYKKVGFLFQDADDQLFSPTVLEDVAFGPLNLGKSKAEARIIAQTTLERLGIAHFENRITHKLSGGEKRLVALATVLSMEPELLLLDEPSTGLDERTKAVLVKVLNDLDLSYILISHESDFMSQASDTMFMMENGQLLKDVHIHQYIHKHPNPGQRH; encoded by the coding sequence ATGACGTTATCTACGGCCATCCTGCGCCTTGAGAACATCAGCTTCAGCTACCCGGGCCAGGGCCGGGTGTTAAACGATCTGAGCCTTGAAGTCAACAAAGGGGACCGCATCGGTTTAATCGGTCCCAACGGCAGCGGAAAAACCACCCTGTTTCATATTATCATGGGATTGCTAGCCCCGACTTCAGGCACCATTGAATTTTTCGGCACCCCTGTCAAATCACAAAAAGATTTCAAAGACATTTACAAAAAAGTAGGTTTTCTGTTCCAGGATGCCGATGACCAGCTGTTCAGCCCCACGGTTCTGGAAGATGTGGCTTTTGGGCCGCTCAATCTGGGCAAATCCAAAGCCGAAGCCCGGATTATCGCGCAAACCACCCTGGAACGCTTAGGTATAGCTCACTTTGAAAACAGAATCACCCACAAACTGTCCGGCGGGGAAAAACGGCTGGTGGCCCTGGCCACGGTGCTTTCCATGGAACCGGAACTGCTGCTTCTTGACGAACCCAGCACAGGCCTTGATGAAAGAACCAAAGCCGTTCTGGTCAAGGTATTGAACGACCTTGACCTTTCCTACATCCTGATCTCCCATGAAAGTGATTTTATGTCACAGGCGTCTGACACCATGTTTATGATGGAAAACGGGCAGTTACTAAAAGATGTTCATATCCATCAGTATATCCACAAGCATCCCAACCCCGGACAGCGCCATTGA
- a CDS encoding J domain-containing protein encodes MNNTNFEDYYEDLQVSPNADMATIDRVYRLLAKQYHPDNIATGNLERFQVLTTAHRILSDPEKRAAYDVSYEENRSGRWQNFFQAIPEGKLEADDYRRNHLLSVLYVRCRENPRDPGVGLWRLEQILGWPENLMEFHCWYLKEKGYMVRNDSGGLAITASGEDKIEKEGLAFGKDRLLPETTGNVNR; translated from the coding sequence ATGAACAATACAAATTTTGAAGATTACTACGAAGATCTCCAGGTCAGCCCCAATGCGGATATGGCCACCATTGATCGGGTATACCGCCTCCTGGCCAAGCAATACCATCCGGACAACATAGCCACGGGCAATCTTGAACGGTTCCAGGTTCTGACCACTGCCCACAGAATATTATCAGATCCTGAAAAAAGAGCAGCCTATGACGTCTCCTACGAAGAAAACCGATCCGGGCGCTGGCAGAACTTTTTCCAGGCAATCCCCGAAGGAAAACTGGAGGCAGATGACTACCGGCGGAATCATTTGCTGTCGGTGCTCTATGTCAGATGCCGGGAAAACCCCAGGGACCCTGGGGTTGGGCTCTGGCGCCTGGAACAGATACTGGGGTGGCCTGAAAACCTGATGGAGTTTCACTGCTGGTATCTTAAGGAAAAAGGATATATGGTCAGGAACGACAGCGGCGGGCTGGCCATCACCGCAAGTGGCGAGGATAAGATAGAGAAAGAGGGACTGGCCTTTGGCAAAGATCGACTTCTCCCTGAAACTACGGGGAACGTAAATAGGTGA
- a CDS encoding ATP-binding protein, which yields MHGYIQREKENKLHSALSRSPAVAILGPRQSGKSTTAKMLLKDTPSIYLDLQDRVDRNKLSEPELFFDRYRDKLICLDEIQLLPEFFSVLRSEIDKDRRPGRFLILGSASRDLIKQSTESLAGRIAYIDLTPFTVKEVADSSDWPDIWLRGGFPESILAANDMNSFDWRLDFIRTFMERDIPNLGFNIPVPVIERLWLLLAHYHGQTVNYHKLAAAADLSIPTLKKYLAILEQTYMVRLLPPAETNLKKRLIKSPKVYLRDSGILHALLDIEQYDSLLSNPISGASWEGFVIENIITEYDRWRPSFVRTSNGAEIDLILDRAGQQHLFECKLSKAPKPSRGFYELVDAINPKSAWVVAPVDESYEIKKGVYVCPPAALEI from the coding sequence ATGCATGGTTACATTCAAAGAGAAAAAGAAAATAAATTACACAGTGCGCTTTCTCGTTCGCCTGCTGTGGCCATTCTTGGTCCCAGGCAATCCGGCAAATCAACAACTGCTAAAATGCTTCTCAAAGACACACCCTCAATTTATCTCGACTTACAAGACCGGGTTGACCGGAACAAATTGTCAGAACCGGAACTTTTTTTTGACCGCTATAGAGATAAGCTCATTTGCCTTGACGAGATTCAACTTCTTCCAGAATTCTTTTCTGTTCTTCGTTCAGAAATAGATAAAGATAGAAGACCGGGCAGATTTTTAATTTTAGGATCAGCTTCCCGGGACTTGATCAAGCAATCAACAGAATCACTTGCAGGACGCATCGCTTATATTGATTTGACACCGTTTACAGTTAAAGAAGTTGCTGACTCATCAGATTGGCCGGATATTTGGCTCAGGGGTGGTTTTCCAGAAAGTATTCTTGCCGCTAATGATATGAATAGTTTTGACTGGCGTCTTGATTTTATTCGAACATTCATGGAACGTGATATTCCAAATTTAGGATTCAATATTCCAGTCCCTGTAATTGAGCGTCTATGGCTGCTCCTGGCACATTATCACGGTCAAACTGTAAATTATCATAAACTGGCAGCAGCAGCTGATTTATCGATTCCGACTTTAAAAAAATATTTGGCAATTCTGGAGCAGACCTATATGGTTCGTTTGTTGCCCCCGGCAGAAACAAATTTAAAAAAGAGATTGATTAAATCCCCAAAAGTCTATTTGCGGGATAGTGGAATTCTTCATGCGTTACTTGATATTGAGCAGTACGATTCTTTACTGTCGAATCCGATATCCGGAGCGTCCTGGGAGGGCTTCGTCATTGAAAATATTATCACGGAATATGATCGCTGGAGGCCTTCTTTTGTAAGAACATCCAATGGCGCTGAAATAGATCTCATTTTGGATAGAGCAGGTCAACAACATCTTTTTGAATGCAAACTTTCTAAAGCCCCGAAACCTTCCCGGGGTTTTTATGAGTTGGTTGATGCAATAAATCCTAAATCAGCATGGGTTGTTGCTCCTGTTGATGAATCCTATGAGATCAAAAAAGGCGTTTATGTCTGCCCTCCGGCTGCTTTGGAAATTTAA
- a CDS encoding type II toxin-antitoxin system HipA family toxin, which produces MSPYKLPPEPGLHEHTDRGFGPIFGLFDDSLPEGWGLLLMDRFFRQQGFDIEQLTVLDRLTFLGNTTMGALVYEPATGPERFTDLINLKKLSDQSRQILEGRCVDVLPELIRTGGSPGGAKPKVLIGVNSDTIIAGEEDLSQGFEHWIVKFPSQKDFPDAGAVEYAYSLMAQNAGIQMPETRLFEANVQERFFGIKRFDRQFNQRFHVHTFGNVIHSNFRIPECDYETLLKVTLDLTKNHEDVKRIFRQMVFNVLANNRDDHVKNFAFMINEFREWTLTPAYDLVYSTGPGGEHSMTLSGEGRSPGKNEINKLGGMIGIARKEINGIVNQVANAVGNWPQFAGQAKVLNQTRDYIQERIDRNMNCAGV; this is translated from the coding sequence TTGTCTCCCTACAAACTCCCCCCTGAACCAGGCCTGCACGAACATACTGACCGCGGCTTCGGTCCCATATTCGGTTTGTTTGATGACTCTCTTCCGGAGGGGTGGGGGCTCTTGCTCATGGACCGCTTTTTTAGACAACAGGGATTTGATATCGAACAGCTCACGGTCTTAGACCGCCTCACTTTTCTTGGGAATACCACAATGGGTGCCCTTGTTTATGAACCCGCCACCGGGCCTGAGCGGTTTACAGATCTCATCAATCTTAAAAAATTATCCGATCAATCAAGGCAAATCCTTGAAGGCCGCTGTGTCGATGTCCTGCCGGAACTGATCCGAACCGGTGGTAGCCCGGGCGGGGCAAAGCCCAAGGTCCTGATTGGTGTTAACTCGGATACCATTATCGCGGGAGAAGAGGATTTATCCCAAGGTTTTGAACACTGGATCGTAAAATTTCCTTCCCAAAAAGATTTTCCGGATGCCGGAGCAGTTGAGTATGCTTACTCGCTGATGGCCCAGAATGCCGGTATCCAAATGCCGGAAACCCGTCTTTTTGAAGCAAACGTTCAGGAGCGATTTTTCGGAATCAAACGCTTTGACCGGCAATTCAACCAAAGATTTCATGTCCACACCTTCGGCAATGTGATCCATTCCAATTTTCGAATCCCGGAATGTGACTATGAAACACTCCTTAAAGTGACCCTGGATTTGACCAAAAACCATGAAGACGTTAAACGTATTTTCCGACAAATGGTTTTCAATGTTCTGGCCAACAATCGAGACGATCATGTCAAAAATTTTGCATTCATGATAAACGAATTCAGGGAATGGACGCTTACACCGGCTTATGATCTGGTGTATTCCACGGGCCCCGGAGGAGAACACTCCATGACACTTTCCGGCGAAGGCCGCTCCCCGGGGAAAAATGAAATAAACAAATTAGGCGGTATGATCGGCATAGCCCGAAAAGAAATCAATGGAATCGTCAATCAGGTAGCTAACGCTGTGGGCAACTGGCCGCAGTTTGCCGGACAGGCAAAAGTATTGAATCAGACCAGGGATTATATTCAGGAAAGAATTGACCGGAACATGAATTGCGCAGGCGTATAG